One Lepus europaeus isolate LE1 chromosome 17, mLepTim1.pri, whole genome shotgun sequence genomic window, AGTGTGGCAAAACGAAGGGGCCGGGGCCTTCTACCGCAGCTACACCACCCAGCTAACCATGAACGTTCCCTTCCAAGCCATTCACTTCATGACCTATGAGTTTCTGCAGGAGCACTTTAACCCCCAGAGACGGTACAACCCCAGCTCCCACGTCCTCTCCGGAGCCTGTGCAGGAGCCGTCGCTGCCGCCGCCACAACCCCACTGGACGTTTGCAAAACACTGCTCAATACCCAGGAGTCCCTGGCTTTGAACTCAAACGTTACAGGACACATCACAGGCATGGCTAATGCCTTCAGGACGGTATATCAAGTAGGCGGTGTGACCGCCTACTTCCGAGGGGTGCAAGCTAGAGTGATATACCAGATCCCCTCCACAGCCATCGCGTGGTCTGTGTATGAGTTCTTCAAGTACCTAATCACTAAACAGCAAGAAGAGTGGAGGGCAGGCAAGTGAAGGAACGCTGGACGAAGCCAGGGTGCAGACAACACTGCTGCCTTCTGCCCACCCCAGTCATGTTCCCAGTCTTCTGGCGCGCTTCCGCCTTGTGTGCAGCTGGAGGGGAAGTAGAGGGCTCCCCCAGCCCGCCTACTGCGGGTTTGGCTAACGCCACTTCCTGCCAGCCTCTGTCGCCACTGTCTTTCCTTCCAGGCCTAAGGCAAGTGCAGCTGAGCTCAGCACTTGTGACATCCTCTCTCCATCCTGGGCCTGAGGACCTGCTCAAGACTGTTAGAGAGGGATCAGTAGCACATCCCCCTGGTTCCTAATAAAAAGCCTTTAAGTTAAATGGTTTCAATGGGTTTGTCTTGCCAAAAGGGACGAGAAATGCTGTCTCCTGCTCTTGACTTGGAGCATGCATGAAGGGACCCAAAGGAAAGATTTGCTGAGTGCCTGTAGTTCTTGTTTCTGCTGATTTTCATGATCATTTGGGATTTTAGGGCCCACTCCCGTGTTCCAGTGGGCTCCAAGGACAGTTACTGGCTGGGACAGTGGGCCTTGGGCAGACCCCAGCTACACAGGTGCTCCTGACCACTACCACCCCTTCCCTCGGGCAGCAGCTGGCATAGAGGAGACAAAAGATTTTTCTGCTCTGATTCTCAGCTCTGCTCACAGCTCTTAAGAGTTTGCACATGgaaatgtgttttctaatgtggTTGCAAAATAAGCTGATTCGGTGAAGTTGCAAGCCCTGAAGACTGATAATGATAATACATATCATTAGATTTTCAAGGCTCTTACAAAGTACTTTAGTGCGCACAATCTCATTTGGTCCTCACAAAATCTGTGAGGTGAGCAGTGCAGATATGTCCAGTTCACAAGAAGGGAAGCCCCTCCGTGCAGAGTTGAGACCCCAACCCAGAGCTCGACCTGGGAAGTGAATCTAGTTGTGGCTTCCTGCACATAGGGCCGAGCTAAGGGTGGATTCTCCAATCTGCTGCCTGAAGACGCTCCCTGCCTGGTGAGTCTTCTGCTTGGAGACTTTCAGAGCTGGGGCTTTGGCCATGCTTTGTGGGTCAGTCTGttccttttatgtttttattttttattttatttgaaaggaaaagagggagtTAGGTTAcattctctgattcactgcccaaatgcccacaaacaccagggctgggccaggctgaagctaggagccaggagctccatctgggtctcccagatgggcagcagggacccaagcagttaaACTACCATCGGCTGCCCAGGGTGTCCAGCAGCATgaagctagatcataagtggaggaACCAAGACTTGAACAAGGCACTCGCATATGAGACATGCGCATTCCAAGTGGCAGATTAGCCACCGAACCAAATACCCGCCCCTCTGTTCCTTTTTAGGATATTACCAGCTATTGGCAAGTTCTTCCATGTACAGAATAGAAATTTCCTCTTGACACTTCCAGCAATCATTCTTACATCATCTGTTACTCATTCCCTCTAACTATTGAGTATCTGTCTGGGGATCCCATCATAAATCAAACAAGCCCAGCCCTCAAGTTGCTGATTGTCTGTAGTAGGAAGATTCATGGATCGGGCAATCACAAGGTCAGGTGACGAGAGAGCTGACAGTGAAAGCCTAGAACAACCAGCCTCACCGTGGGACTAGAGGAGGTGACACCTGGAAGGCAGATGAGCTAGCAGTGAAGAGGGCATTCTAGGCAGAGACGTGGAGAGAAGAGAATAAAGGGATCGTGGTGCAAGGCCcgaaacagccagggcagagcctgcGGCTGGAGCACCAAGCAGGAGCCGGGCCTCCAAAGCCACACTCGGGAGTTCCGAGTTTATCCCGAAGGCAGTGCAGAAGCATCACGGGGTTTTAAGCAGAGGTGTGGTGTGATCCTATTTACAAGTTAAACAGCTCACTTAGGCTCTCTGGAGAACGGATTAGAGGAGCAAGACTGGACAGGCAAGCAGCCCGGGCAGGAGGCTGTTGCCGTAATCCAGGCAACTGCACGGTGGTCTGGGCAGGACTGCGGCAGGGAGCCGGGAGCCATGTTAGGGTTGTCAAAGCAATAGGATTTGGTTACAGAATAAATCTTGTTCCCCTTGCATCTGACAGCCCTTCAAGTATCTACAGAGAATCATGTCTGAGTGGACTTAAAGAAACAGAACTGTCAAGAGAACAGCAGGGTCTCCTGTTCTGAGCCTTGTTTAAGTAAGGGAGGCTGCCCCTCTGATTGAGCGACGGAAAGGAGAGAGGTTAGTAGTGCCAAACAGTGCTCATGGAGTTTGAATTATTTGTGGAGTAAAAAGTGTGATGATAACACTGCAGGGAAGTCTCAGACGGTTTGCTAGGGAAATGTCAGAGTAGACACCTGTCATCGGGGACAATGCAACAGGCCCAAGGGCTCTGCACAGCTCCTGTGTGGCCAAGGGCTGGCTCTCTGGGCTCCATCCCTGCACTCAGCTCTGCACAGCTCCTGTGTGGCATAGCATCTTCGAGAAGAGGATGCAGGGTAATTTCTGAAAGAACCGTTGCCACTCAGGACTCCTGCAAGCTCTAATGCAGTtcagaaataatgagaaaagaaTGCAACAGTTACCTTCCAACCTCAGATTGTACCCTAGAACTAGAGTTTAGTTTGGGATTTGGACAGGGCATTAAGCTCTGCAGGTCTTGCGGCCCAGTCCCTAGAGGAGACAGAGGCAAGATAGTGGGACAGGGCTGAAGGGTGTGGACAGCTGGGTCACATCCATGGCACTGTACCCAGGAGAGCTGTAGGTGTTTGGGTGGGGTCTGGAATCTCTTCAAAAAGCTGACACCCTGAGGACCAAGCCACTGTCCAGTGGCCAATCGCTAAGCACTCTCACACAGTGCCATGTGCCAGGGAAAATAGGGAAATAACTCACAATTTGGCAAGAGTAAATTTTTCTTAATTGGTGAAACAAGACCAACAAGAATGAAATGATCTTGCAATAGCACAGACCGTACATAGCCATGTCCCAGATTATACACAGCCAACAGTGAGGTTTAGGGGCAGAAAAGATAGACATCGGGTAGGGTTAGCAGAGAAGATGGTAGCTTTGATGAATATCAGAATAATTCATAGAGGTTGAATCAGActaattttacaaaatttaaaaatgaaaataccttGACCTATTACCTGAGAATATGAAGGTTTGATGTATGCATCATCTATTATTTTTCCTacgctcagttttttttttttaaagatttatttatttgaaagagttacagagagagacagaaagacagagaggaaggtatcttccatccactggttcactccccagatgaccacaacggccagggctgagctaggctgaaaccaggagccaggagcttcttccaggtctcccacaagggtagcaggggcccaagcacttgggccatctttcactgcttttcccaagccattagcagggagctggatcagaagtggagcagtaggaacacaaaccatcacccatatgggatgctggcagtgcaggcggcagctttacccgctatgccacaatgtcagatTGCTGTTGCtgctaacttttattttattattttttttaacaggcagagtggacagtgagagagagacagagagaaaggtcttcctttaccgttggtccaccctccaatggccgctgcggccggcgcactacactgatccgaagccaggagccaggtgcttctcctggtctcccatgcgggtgcagggcccaagcacttgggccatcctccactgcactcccgggccatagcagagagctgaactggaagaggggcaaccgggacagaatccggtgccccgaccgggactagaacctggtgtgccggcgccgtaggcggaagattagcctagtgagccgcagcgccggccgctgCAAACTTTCAAAAATGAGATCCTACTGAACCCAGCTTCTTTCACATTATAGGATACGGTGTCCATCTCTGCACATCCTTAACTTTTCTTCCATCACTCCCATGTAAATGGCCACACAACATTCCATTATATGAATGTGCAATAATAGTTATCCCATCAGGCCCTTGTTGTAcctttgtaataattttttttttttaagatttatttatttgaagggcagagttacagagaggcagaggcagagagaggtcttccatcagctggttcactccccaaatggccacaatggccggagctgggccaatccaaagccaggagccaggagcttcttccaggtctcccatgtgggtacaggggcccaaggagttgggtcattttctactgctccaggccatagcagagagctggattaggagtggagcagccaggacatgaaccggcacccatatgggatgcaggcagtgcaggcagcagctttatccactatgccacagcgccagcccttgtaATAATTTATTATCAGAAACATTGCTGCAGGAGGAAGAATCCAAAGGACTGAAAGGAGCGCAGACAGGTAAGGTCCAGAGTTTGGCGCCACCTCCTGGCAGGCACTGAAGAGCTCCTCCATGGAGACTAGGTGCTATCAGGGGGCCCGTGAGAGTGTCAGAGGTGGGTGCTTCGTGTCCCTCCAGGAGCCcaatggccccagcccctgctctgcgaGGCTGTCCATGTTGCTGTTGCAAATTTCCATCCATCAGAAAGCTCCTGGTGTCTGGCCTCTGCTCCAGGCTTGTGTCACTCGCTTGCCTTTGGGACAGGGGCCTCATGGCCCACAGGGCTTTACACGGCTTGGCCCTGGCCTCTGTCTCCAACCCCTGGCATGCACCTGATGCGTCAAACACAAAAACTATTTTCTGCAAAATCTCAAGTATCCATTCATGGATTTAGAAGCTTCACAAGGGGCCTTTGGCCTGGGGGTACGGTGTCGAGCTACTTCCTGCCATCGAGAGGACAGCAGGTACTGTGGGAACAGCGTGCAGTGTTCCACGCACGGTCAGAGCTCGGCCAGCACaaccacacccctcccccactctccgcccctgccacccacattcaCATGAACAACACGGACATTTCTGGATACACAGAGGCACTTGACTCTCCCTATAGTTCCCACCACTGATGGCACTGCTGCCCTCTGGGGCAGCCCAGAGaagactcctcctcctcctcctctccgtcAGCCCTTCAAAACCATGAAGACAGCTGTCGGGTCACCCAGCGAGGGGTGAGAGTGTGGACCGCTGAGGCGTCAAGACGTGACTGGTTTGCTCGTGCATCTGCGGCCCGGACAGATGGGCCCCAAGGAGTGTCTGAAGATGATTCACCCAGCACCCCGACACGGGAGGGCCTGGAgaggggacagctgggggcaggggccatgTCATCATCTACTCAAAAGCCCACCTGAGAAGATGCAAGTGCCCTGGCGCTGGCCAGGCCCCCACGTGGGGACTCACCGcaggctgtctcccaggcactgtGTT contains:
- the SLC25A28 gene encoding mitoferrin-2 isoform X2, whose product is MQSLQPDPAARYRNVLEALWRIIRTEGLWRPMRGLNVTATGAGPAHALYFACYEKLKKTLSDVIHPGGNSHIANGAAGCVATLLHDAAMNPVEVVKQRMQMYNSPYHRVTDCVRAVWQNEGAGAFYRSYTTQLTMNVPFQAIHFMTYEFLQEHFNPQRRYNPSSHVLSGACAGAVAAAATTPLDVCKTLLNTQESLALNSNVTGHITGMANAFRTVYQVGGVTAYFRGVQARVIYQIPSTAIAWSVYEFFKYLITKQQEEWRAGK